Proteins encoded by one window of Corythoichthys intestinalis isolate RoL2023-P3 chromosome 20, ASM3026506v1, whole genome shotgun sequence:
- the LOC130908501 gene encoding uncharacterized protein LOC130908501, producing the protein MLTDTPSAAVPRSKHHVRFHVGSIVLAFIAQLTCDILSIFALDETVPNALFQTSINNVSESFPIEVTMDIWSNELWFIVVMWCEWWLIAACYSLCKRGNRDHCNPEILPPLFYLTWIVVCCAGVGSLILWDRRFVLGAVILSWIQTLLSFGMLILSFRNLYRLKTWLFHNDPKRVGWIRYWVQNGLGLYFGWSFLNSLIHLGIALKYIAGVEDPLVSTIILTILLVCSLVWCFLQSFLLREYIRYNFTTYIILILGLAAICSRGYWHYGFSRNMIYCGCLFLLLIAMSVAQMITLCMCPDKASGPVAMESRRTFGVSGTVVDTEQHQQNKM; encoded by the exons ATGCTGACCGACACGCCATCCGCAGCTGTGCCCCGAAGCAAGCATCATGTGCGGTTCCATGTCGGGAGCATCGTCCTGGCCTTTATTGCCCAACTGACTTGTGACATTCTCTCTATTTTTGCGTTGGATGAAACCGTGCCCAATG CTCTGTTTCAGACTTCCATCAACAACGTGTCAGAGTCCTTCCCTATAGAAGTGACTATGGACATCTGGTCGAATGAGCTGTGGTTCATCGTTGTGATGTGGTGTGAATGGTGGCTTATAGCGGCTTGTTACAGTCTTTGCAAGAG AGGCAACCGTGATCACTGCAACCCAGAAATACTTCCACCGCTCTTTTACCTAACTTGGATCGTGGTGTGCTGCGCCGGGGTTGGCAGCTTGATTCTCTGGGACAGGCG CTTTGTCCTCGGAGCCGTGATTCTGTCGTGGATTCAAACGCTACTCAGCTTTGGGATGCTCATCTTGTCCTTCCGCAACCTGTACCGGCTCAAAACCTGGCTGTTCCACAACGACCCTAAAAGGGTTGGATGGATTCGCTACTGG GTACAAAACGGGCTGGGTCTTTACTTCGGGTGGAGCTTCTTGAACTCCCTGATACACCTGGGTATTGCACTGAAGTATATCGCAGGTGTGGAGGACCCTCTTGTCAGCACCATTATTCTCACCATTCTCCTTGTGTGCAGTCTGGTTTG GTGCTTCTTGCAGAGCTTTTTGCTCAGAGAGTACATACGTTACAACTTCACTACTTACATTATCCTTATTTTGGGTCTGGCGGCAATATGCTCGAGAGGCTACTGGCACTACGGCTTCTCCAGAAACATGATCTACTGTG GGTGCCTCTTTCTCTTGTTGATTGCAATGAGCGTCGCCCAGATGATCACCCTTTGCATGTGCCCAGACAAAGCTAGTGGGCCCGTTGCGATGGAGTCACGAAGGACGTTTGGAGTTTCTGGGACGGTGGTTGATACGGAACAGCACcaacaaaataaaatgtaa